GCGCCATTGAAAAAACGGAGGCTTATCATGAAGAGGGGTTACCTTGTGCTGGTACATAATTATACAGCAAGGGATTTTCTGGATTCTATCGCAATTGGGCAGGAGTGTGCCATAAGATCACTAATAAAATAATTCGGTAGAGCAGACAAATTACGTAGCCATTACTTCTTCGTTCTTGTGAAATATCCGACGAGTAGCATGAGCAGGTAATGTCGCCAACGGGCAGGAATCATCAAAATGTACCCTTCGTTTGTTCATGAATGCCGGGACGTAACCAAACAAGTACTAATTCCGTCTAATTCACGAACAGGAAGGGGCTGATTATCTAAAATGATGAAACTTCAGCGGTGGCTAACTGCAGGGTTGGCACTGTGTACTGTTGGAATTCTAGCAGGATGCTCCACAACACGTCATGGAACGACACCTTCAACAAGAGGGACGAACAGTACTCCGAGGACCAGTGCTATTTCGAGTTTAAGTAACGCGCCCAATCAAGAGTCAGGCACATCACCAACATCAAATGCGACGACCAACACAGTTGGAAATGATAGTTCCTCAAACGCAACGGGCACTTATAAAACTTACACCAACCAGCGTTTCGGTTTCTCTGTCGAATATCCATCTACTTGGCAGATGAGTCCGCGTCCGAATGATGGTGATGGGCGATGGTTCACGACTCCCTCTGGCGTGGAATCATTTTACAATGGTTATGGTTCCAGTGTACCCAAATCAGATGTGATGCTGCAGGGTGTAGGGACTGTCAACGTAGTAATTGGAAGTGGGAATGGGTATGACTTCAAACAAATGGTTGATGCATTCAAGAAAAACCTTCCGGATGAGCGTAAGCAACCAGGATTTGTTTCGGAGAGCTATACTGTTGTGCCAAATAAATGGATAGTTGATAACTTGGTCACAAAGGTCGGGCACGGTGGAATTCAGTACAGTAAGACCTACACCAGTCTCAACACAAACCAAACCATTTTAATGAAGTTCCCCGAAAGCAAATCGACGGTCTATCTACCAATTTGGAATTATGTCTCAAGGGGATTTCAGCCAGGGAACAAGCCCGGTTAATTCGGCAATGAATCCAAGACTCCGTCTCCGTTCGAGAACGACTGTTTTTCACTTGCCCGAAGCAAAGGTGTCCAACCAGCTTGTCCCGCAGGTTGTTCTTGGACATAAGGAGGCGTCTTGGAGGGACTCTGACTGCCCGATACATAAATATACAGTATTAGGCTGAAAGAAATGGTTACCGCAGAAACGGGCAGCAATAAAGCGCCAAGGTACAAGAGCAAGAAATAGTCGGGCGGAGGGGTAATCTGGTGAGATTTTATATCGCTTCAAGCTTGAAGAACTCAGTCAAAGTGCGAAGTGTAGCGGAGAAACTGAGATTACGGGGACTCGTTCAAACCTATGATTGGACTGTGCACCCTATGGCGATACACCAGTCAGACCTCCAAGAAGTTGCCCAAGCAGAGAGGGATGCCGTATTAACGGCAGACCTAGTCATCGTTATGATCCCAGCAGGGAAAGGTGCCCATGTTGAGTATGGAGTAGCCATCGGAGCAGGTAAGGAAGTGGTCTTGTATTCGGAAACCGACGAAATTTATGACCTTGATATCGGCAGCATCTTCTATCATCTGCCGCAGACTCAAAAATGTGTCGGAACAATCGATGATCTGGTGCAGTTGGTCTTCGAGCGTATGACTATGCATTGACGACGTCTTTCTCTTGCTGAACTCATGGGCAGTTATGACCAGTGCGCCATGAGGCGCTATGTATTGAAGCCGCCGACTCCGGTGGTTGGCGAGTACCTCATCTCGCCAAGGCTAGGATGGCATGCGTTGGGTTCGAGCAGATCCAGGGTTTGAAGCCCATCTGACAATGTACCCGTGAGGGGGAACCAACCTCCCAAGATGCGGGGCTAGCCTCGAAGAACTGCTATGGTCAGCGAAAGCAAAGCCATGTCTGAAGCGTGGTCAACTGCAACACTCGAAATCGTTGGATGATACGGGTGTGTGGAATGAGCATGGTGCCCTTGGACTTGGCATCACGACCCGGCATGCCGGTGGTCAGGGTAGTATAGAGGTGTAACGCCCTGAATCTTCCCCGCGTATAGTGGCGACCTAAGGCAGCGAGACAGTGCATAGTGAACATGGGAACCGATGCATTCGTCCCAATAGGGATGGACAGCTACGTTGAAGTGAATGCGTCGAGGCGGAGGAATCGTAGTAGTCTGAGATGGATAATGACCATTACATGGCGAAGGGTTCCAGTTTGAGGTGCATACGCGTTGACAAAGTAGGGCTCCTCGAAGAGGAGTAGATTGCGCTTTACTTCCATCGCTCAAGTCTATCTTGAGATCCCGAAACGTGACGCGTATGGCGCACAGCCAACAGCTGTGTGAAATGCCTTGAATGGAGAGCCGGATGCGGTGAAAGTCGCAAGTCCGGTTCGGAGAAGAGTCCGAGCGCCAAACTGCCCCCTCGGGGGTGGGTCGGCTCGGGCTTATTCTACAAAAGGACTCAACTTTATTTCATGAGGGGATAACGAAGTGTTGGTTGGGAAGTTCTCCAAACGGGTTGCAATTACATTATGGTGTGTTTTTATGTTTGGCGTTGTTGGTTTGGTTATATCTCTCGTCTCCATGCACTTTATAACATCTGCAATCTGGGTGATATATCTTGTTTTTATAGGAATGTATGCCAGATTCCTAAACTCGAACTTCGTTATTGAGATTGAGGATTCCCATATCTGGTTTAAGAAGAAAATCAGGTGGAACATCCACGGAAAAAGTTCCTTCAAACGAGAATCTTCAACACATATTTGTCTTGTATTTCTTGGTTTTGTTTACATGGATATTCACGGCGGTGCTGAAGAAATATCGTCGCTGGAACATGCACTTAGAGCACGAGGTGTCTCTCGAAATCTGCCTAAAAACGGTCGTGACTTTGGCCCCTGCTATGTAAAGGAGGAGTCTATCTCCGAGTCTACTTGCGCATAAGGGGGCTTTAGCGACAGAAGCCTAGGCACAGAGAGTCGTATAAATACACAAAACGCGGTATATTCAAAACCTCATTTTTTAATGTTAGCGTAGAAAAAAACGAAGATTCGAATCCATAAATTGTCTTAGCGTGGGTTTTGCGTCATTTTGTTGGCGCTACCCCTTGTATTGTGGCCACGGTAAGGACGGTGGACGGAGCCCTGAGGTTGTGGATTCTGACCGGTGTCGTTAAACAAGAAATATTGTTCCTAAAAAGGGAGTATCTGAATTGGCAAGACGGGCGTCAATGCCCAAATCGTACCTAAAAACGGATAATTTGTCCCATCAACGCCGTTTGTGGTATTAGGTCAAAATCGAACATTTTACCCTGTCCAAGCCAGCATCCGTAATTGAAGAACGAAGGGATTTGGACATAATGTTCGTCAATATCAGGACATCTTTTCCCATCAATCTCTGGACAAGATAGCTTGGTAGTAACGGCATAGCACGGCTCGTAGGATTGCCCATAATCCTCATAAACTCCTTTTTTACAAGAGAGCGCCTTCAAGGAATGCTATAATTCAATCAACATACTAATTGAGTGAATACAGGCTCTCAATCCATCTTAGATAAAGGAGTGGATAGGATGAAATACCGAAACCTCGGACAAAGCGGACTGCGGGTGAGCGAGATTGGACTTGGCAGTTGGCTGACCTATGGCACGGCCACAGAACAGGAGACCGCCGCGCTGTGTGTTCATCGCGCTTATGACCTCGGCATTAACTTCTTCGATACGGCAAACGCCTACAATCGCGGCCAGGCGGAGTTGGTTGTCGGGGAAGCACTGAGGAGCTACCCGCGTGAAAGCTACGTACTTGCGACCAAAGTCTACTTTCCGATGGGGGAAGGCCCAAATGATGCTGGTTTGTCGCGCAAACACATTATGGAACAATGCGAGGCGAGTCTGAAGCGTCTCGGTGTGGATTATCTCGATGTGTACCAGTGCCATCGCTATGATACGACGGTACCGTTAGAAGAAACCTTGCGTGCACTCGATGACCTCGTCGCACAGGGGAAGATTCTCTATGCAGGTGTTAGCGAGTGGAGTGCTGCCCAAATCACTCAGGCCAGGGCGATTGAGGACAGGCGTAATCTGCGTCACATCATTTCGAATCAACCCATCTACAATATGCTGGTTCGCTATATTGAGAAAGAAGTCATCCCAACCTCCGAACAGTTTGGCGTCGGACAGGTTGTTTTTTCACCGTTGGCTCAAGGAATTCTCACCGGAAAGTACAGGCCTGGCCAATTGATTCCAGAAGACAGTCGCGCTGCTAATGACAGCACAAATCGCTGGATTCGAAGCTACTTGAAAGACGAGGTCCTCGAGAGTGTCATGAAACTTGAAGACATTGCGATGAACCTCGGAGCAAGTCTGTCCCAACTCGCGCTTGCGTGGGTGTTGCGCCAACCAAATGTCAGTTCTGCCATCATCGGTGCGAGTCGGCCGTCCCAAATTGACGAAAACGTCAAGGCCGTTGACCTCGAATTAAACGCGGATGTATTGGCGGAGATTGAAACTGTATTGAAAGAGATCGATGGCTTTGTGCCCCTCTGGTAGAGGGATTCGGTAAAGTACGGCCGCAACGAGCCAACGAGCCAAGGTGAGCCAAGGTGAGCCAAGGTGAGCCAAGGTGAGCCAAGGTGAGCCAAGGTGAGCCAAGGTGAGCCAAGCAACACACGTTTCACCTAACGTCGAGCGCCTTATATCCCCATCGATGAATCAAGGGGTTTTACGCTGAATTTGATACCAGAATCAATGGACTGTGCGGCCCGTTTGATAACATCTCTTTTCGCTGACAACGCGGTCCTGTAGATGCTGAAATAAGGCTACAGGGCTTGCGCTGCAGCGCCTCTTACGGCTTGAAATGATGGCTGGCAAACCAACAGAACGGCAGTCAATTCTGCGGCAGGCACGGGATGGGTAACCCCGTGAAGTGCAATTTCACGTCATGTCGGAACGGAAATTGAAATGTCAGAACGATGTGTGATTTCTGTGAAAAGGTCTTTACACTCCACGGACGCCTATAGTAACATTCAAAGTATTCAAGTATATAAGTATTCTAGTATGCAAGCCATGAAAGCGGAATCAAAATCACATGATTCAGGGGGAATCATCATGGAGCGTAGTAGAAGACGGTTTTTGGCGGTGACGGCCATAGGTCTTGCCGCGACAGTCTCATTGGCCGGGTGCGGATCGGCGGCAGGGAACACTACGGGAGGGTCAGGGTCAGGGTCTGGAGCCAAGCAGGAAAACATCACACTCGCCTGGTGGACGAATCCAAGCCGAACGAAAATGACCCAGCAAGCGGTGCAATTGTTTGAGAAGAAATATCCGAATATCCACGTGACGATGGAATATGCACCTTGGAGTGGTTATTGGACGAAACTGGCCACAGAAGCGGCCGGTAACAGCTTACCGGATGTCATGCAGATGGATGCGTCACGGCTTAATGAATACGTGACCAAGGGGCGCCTGATGGATTTGGGACAGACGGCGGTCGACACGTCCGGTGAGAGTAAGAGTACTGTGTCCCTCGGAGATGTGAATGGAAAGCTGTACGCCTTGCCGGTTGCCATCAACGCCATCTGCTATATCTACAATCCGGCTTTGCTGAAACAGGCTGGAATTACTTACGACACATCAAAAAGCTACACCTGGAGTCAGTTTGCGAACATCCTCATTCAAATTCATCAGAAGCTGCCGAACGTGTACGGTGCCACAGACGACATCTGGCAAGGTGCTCCACTCGCATACTGGGCGCGGACACATGGTCAGAGCCTGTATTCGACGGACGGCAAGTCTATCGGCATGTCTCAGCAAACACTCGCTGCGTGGTTCGCTTACTGGCTGAACCTGCAACAAAAGGGTGGAGTTGTGCCAGCTCAGCAAAACTCCGCTTATACACATTCAGACTTGCAATCAAGCCCATTCTTGAAGCAGCAAGTGGCGTTCACCTACATGTTCATTGGTGAAGGTCCGCAATATCAGACGGGTCTCGGCTCCACGATTCAGCGCGTCCTCTATCCCGAATGGAGCCAATCAAGTAAACCCTATATGCTTCATCCGTCCATGTACTGGACCATCTCCTCGCAGACCAAACACCCGAAAGCCGCTGCCAACCTTGTGAACTTCCTTGAGAACGACCCGCAGGTATCAAAGATCTTCCAGAATGATCGCGGTATTACCGCCAATGTGAAGAACATGAAGGCGGATGCTGCAGCACTCGGCGGCATCGTGAAAGTTCAGGACGACTTCATGAGCCAGATTCAACAGATAGCCAGCCCTGTACCGCTGGACCCGCCGAATGCCGGTCAATTGAACAGCGTCCTGAAGACGATTGGTCAGGAAGTGACCTTCAACAAGCTGACACCAGACCAAGCCGCGGCACAGTTCATCCAACAGGCCAACCAAATTCTCGCACAGGGAAGTTGATTCCGCAGATAAACGGCTGGGGCGGCGCCTGACCACCAGGTCTGTCCGGAGTCGCCCCAGAGGAGGGTTTGAAAATGGACGCATCGATGCAGGCCGCAGCAAACACGTCCCGGGTAAAAAAATCGCCCGTCCTAAATGCCACAAGACGGCAAAACCCTGCTGCGTACGGTTTTTTAACACCTTGGCTGTTGGGGATGTTGTTCTTAACTGCCGGTTCTATGCTGTTTACATTGTATCTGTCGTTTACGAACTATGACCTGCTGAGTCGTCCCCACTTTGCCGGTGTTGTGAATTTTACGCAGTTGTTCTCGGATCCAAATTTCTGGACCTCCATTCGCGTAACGTTCATCTACGTTGTGGTATCGGTCCCAGCGAGGTTGATTGCGTCCTTGCTTGTCGCCACGCTCTTAAGCAAACAGGTGCGCGGTATTGGTATTTACCGGGCGCTCATCTACTTGCCTTCGCTGATTGGCGGCAGCGTGGGGGCATCGATTGGCTGGAAGAAGTTGTTTGACCAAAATGGTCCCATCGACTCGATTCTGCAGTTGTTTGGCATTCACGGCCCCGTCTGGCTGGGGAACCCGAGCACGGCCATCATCGTGTTGGTTTTGCTCAGTGTCTGGCAGTTCGGTTCCGAAATGGTCATTTTTCTTGCGGGACTTAAACAAATTCCAGGACATCTCTACGAAGCGGCTACGATTGACGGTGCCAGCAGCTTTCAGCGGTATATGCGAGTCACGCTGCCGATGCTGTCTCCCATCATCTTTTTTAACCTGCTGATGGGGACCATTGCTTCTTTCATGGTGTTCACACAAGTCTATGTCATCACAGACGGCGGCCCTATGAATTCAACCCTATTCTACGTGCTATACCTCTATCAACAAGGATTTCAGTACTTCCACATGGGATACGCGGCGGCGATGTCAATTATCTTGTTGATAATCATCGCACTTTGTTCAGGGTTTATCTTTTTGACCTCGAAATTCTGGGTGAACTACGATGTGTAGGATGGTGCTGTATGGGACGTTCTAAATCGACACTTAGACTGAGCCTCCGTCACCTGCTCTTGATTATCATCACGTTCATCATGGTTTATCCGATTCTCTGGATGTTCTTTGCTTCTTTCAAACCAGACACCCAGATATTCTCAACGGCAAACCTGTTGCCAACCACTTGGACGTTTCAGCACTACATTGATGGAATTACGGGCGGCGCAGGCATCAACTTCGGTCCGATGTTTCTGCATTCGTTTGAAATCTCGCTGGTCGTGGTGGTTGGTGCACTATTCAGTTCTTCACTGACGGGTTTTGCGTTTGCGAGGTTGGAGTTTTCGGGACGGCGCTTTCTGTTTGGATTCATGCTGGCGACGATGATGCTTCCGGCGCAAGTCGTGTTGATTCCGCAGTACATCATCTTCCACAAGTTCGGGTTGATTAACACCTTTGTACCCTTGATGCTGCCGAGTTTCCTCGGCACCATTCCATTTTTCATCTATCTCATGGTCCAGTTTGTGCGTGGTATTCCGAATGATCTCGATGAAGCAGCTGTCATTGATGGCTGCAGCACGTTTCGGATGTTCCGCTCGATTATACTTCCGCTTGCCCGGCCGGCGCTCATCACGATTTCTATCTTCGCGTTTTACTGGACGTGGAACGACTTCTTCGGCCAGTTGATTTACCTGAATAACCCGCGCCTCTTCACAGTGCCGATTGGTCTCAGTATGTTCATGGATAACATGGGTAACACCCAGTGGGGTGACCTCTTCGCCATGTCTATCGTCTCTGTCATCCCAGTGCTTATCATATTTGTGGTTTTCCAACGCTATCTTGTTGAAGGGATTGCAACTCACGGCCTCAAGAACTGATTTCACATGCCGCAATTACCGACGTGTATCCATGAACAGTCACGTGTATCCATGAACAGTCACCTGTATCCATGAACAGTCAATTGAAGCGTCAATTTTATACCATCGATTTTGGACCATCGATTTCGGGCCAATGGGAACTTTGGCGCTTAAATTTTGAACAGTCAATGATTTGAACAGTCAATGATTTGAACAGTCAATGATGAGGAGGAGTCATGAATTATGATTCGGGTTGCAGTGATTGGTTCCGGTTCCATTTCGTCTCGGCATATCGAGGGTTACTTGGGTTTTCCTGAGGTGTGCAGCATCAAGGCCATCTCTGATATCTACCTGGACAAAGCACAAAAACACGTTTCTGATTATCAGTTGGACGCAGTTGCGGTTTCAGATTACAGAGAGTTGCTGCAAGACCCGGAGATTGATGTGGTTTCCATCTGTACCCCGCCCTCAACGCATGCGCAAATTGCCATCGATTGTCTGCTCTCAGGAAAGCACGTCCTCGTTGAGAAACCGATGGCTGCCTCGCTTGAGGAATGCGATGCCATGATTGCTGCGGCTGAACAGAGTGGGAAGTTGTTGTCGATTGTGGCGCAAAACCGTTTCCAGTCTTCCTGGATGAAATTAAAGCAACTTCTCGATGAACAGGTGGCGGGTAAAGTTCTGCATGCACAGGTGGATTCGTTCTGGTGGCGGGGTCACAGTTACTACGACTTGTGGTGGCGTGGAACATGGGAGAGTGAAGGCGGCGGTTGTACGCTCAACCACGCGGTTCATCACATTGACGCGCTCCAGTGGATGATGGGGGCACCTGCAGAAGTTTACGCTATAATGAACAACGTGGCACATGACAACGCAGAAGTGGAAGATATTTCATTGGCACTGCTGCGGTTTGAATCGGGGAGCGTCGGACAAATCACAAGTTCCGTCGTGCATCATGGTCAAAAGCAGCAACTGGCCTTTCAATGCGAACAAGCGAGATTATCCACACCGTGGCAGTTGTACGCGTCAATGTCCAAAGAAAATGGGTTCCCGGAACGCGACGAAGAGAAGGAAGCAGAGATTCAGGCCTACTACGACAGTCTTCCGGACGTGCAGTACGAAGGGCATACCGGTCAGATTCACAACATGCTCTCTGCCATTCAAGGAAATAGACAACTGCTCGTCGATGGCAAGGAAGGTCGCAAGACGCTCGAACTTATTGTCGCCATCTACCAATCCGCCTCACAAGGTGTTGCCGTTCACCTGCCGTTAACTTCTGCCGATCCGCTCTACACAAAAGCGGGACTAATGGCAGCCGTACCTCACTTCTATGAGAAGACAGCCTCGGTAGAGAGATTTCAAAACAACGAGATCACGACCCGCGGGAACTAACTCATAAGGAGGGTTTTGTATGACTGGAAAAAGCGATGGCATGAACTACGCGCCACAGGGGAAACCGAACCGTGTGTGTCAGAAGGGTGACTTCGTGGTTGCGGCAGCAGGATTAGACCATGGACACATCTTCGGAATGAGCAATGGCTTGGTTGAGGCGGGTGCGGACATCAAGTGGGTGTACGACCCTGACCCGGTAAAAGTGGATCGGTTTTTAGAACGGTTCCCGGAAGCAAAAAGAGCGACGTCGCTCGCGCAAGTCCTGGAAGACCCCGAAGTGCAACTGGTCGCGAGTGCAAATATTCCTTCTGAGCGGGCGGAGTTAGGCATTCAGGTGATGGAGCACGGGAAGGACTATTTTGTTGACAAGGCGCCGCTCACCACTTTGCATCAACTGCAGCGTGTGAAAGAAACAACGGTCCGCACCGGTCAAAAGTACAACGTCTACTACAGCGAGCGTTTGCACGTGGAAAGCGCCGTGTTTGCCGGACAGTTGATTGCGGACGGTGCCATTGGGCGCGTCCTGCAGGTGCTCGGTACAGGACCGCACCGCATCAATGCACCGAGTCGACCCGAGTGGTTCTTCGAGCGGAGTCGATACGGGGGAATCCTCTGTGACATTGGCAGTCACCAGATTGAACAGTTCCTCTTTTTCGCAGGTGCGAAAGACGCCGAGGTCGTTCATAGTAAAATAGCCAACTACAGTCACAAGGAATATCCAAACTTCGAGGACTTCGGCGATGCGACGCTGGTCGCTGACAACGGAGCAACGAACTACTTTCGTGTCGACTGGTTCACACCGGATGGACTTGGCACGTGGGGCGACGGTCGCACGTTTATCCTTGGAACAAAGGGATTTATTGAGTTGAGGAAGTACATTGACATTGGCCGTGATGAAGTCGGCGACCATGTCTACCTGGCGAATCAAGAAGGTGAATATCACATCCCAGTGAAGGGGAAAGTCGGATACCCGTTCTTCGGTGAAATGATTCTTGACTGTTTGAACCGGACCGATAGAGCGATGACCCAGGAACATGCACTCAAGGCAGCAGAACTTAGTGTCAAGGCACAAATGCAGGCTGCCGTGGTGGAATCGTAGTTTTAGACAATGGATGCAATA
The Alicyclobacillus curvatus genome window above contains:
- a CDS encoding group-specific protein, with amino-acid sequence MRFYIASSLKNSVKVRSVAEKLRLRGLVQTYDWTVHPMAIHQSDLQEVAQAERDAVLTADLVIVMIPAGKGAHVEYGVAIGAGKEVVLYSETDEIYDLDIGSIFYHLPQTQKCVGTIDDLVQLVFERMTMH
- a CDS encoding aldo/keto reductase family protein, producing the protein MKYRNLGQSGLRVSEIGLGSWLTYGTATEQETAALCVHRAYDLGINFFDTANAYNRGQAELVVGEALRSYPRESYVLATKVYFPMGEGPNDAGLSRKHIMEQCEASLKRLGVDYLDVYQCHRYDTTVPLEETLRALDDLVAQGKILYAGVSEWSAAQITQARAIEDRRNLRHIISNQPIYNMLVRYIEKEVIPTSEQFGVGQVVFSPLAQGILTGKYRPGQLIPEDSRAANDSTNRWIRSYLKDEVLESVMKLEDIAMNLGASLSQLALAWVLRQPNVSSAIIGASRPSQIDENVKAVDLELNADVLAEIETVLKEIDGFVPLW
- a CDS encoding carbohydrate ABC transporter substrate-binding protein, with product MERSRRRFLAVTAIGLAATVSLAGCGSAAGNTTGGSGSGSGAKQENITLAWWTNPSRTKMTQQAVQLFEKKYPNIHVTMEYAPWSGYWTKLATEAAGNSLPDVMQMDASRLNEYVTKGRLMDLGQTAVDTSGESKSTVSLGDVNGKLYALPVAINAICYIYNPALLKQAGITYDTSKSYTWSQFANILIQIHQKLPNVYGATDDIWQGAPLAYWARTHGQSLYSTDGKSIGMSQQTLAAWFAYWLNLQQKGGVVPAQQNSAYTHSDLQSSPFLKQQVAFTYMFIGEGPQYQTGLGSTIQRVLYPEWSQSSKPYMLHPSMYWTISSQTKHPKAAANLVNFLENDPQVSKIFQNDRGITANVKNMKADAAALGGIVKVQDDFMSQIQQIASPVPLDPPNAGQLNSVLKTIGQEVTFNKLTPDQAAAQFIQQANQILAQGS
- a CDS encoding sugar ABC transporter permease, producing MDASMQAAANTSRVKKSPVLNATRRQNPAAYGFLTPWLLGMLFLTAGSMLFTLYLSFTNYDLLSRPHFAGVVNFTQLFSDPNFWTSIRVTFIYVVVSVPARLIASLLVATLLSKQVRGIGIYRALIYLPSLIGGSVGASIGWKKLFDQNGPIDSILQLFGIHGPVWLGNPSTAIIVLVLLSVWQFGSEMVIFLAGLKQIPGHLYEAATIDGASSFQRYMRVTLPMLSPIIFFNLLMGTIASFMVFTQVYVITDGGPMNSTLFYVLYLYQQGFQYFHMGYAAAMSIILLIIIALCSGFIFLTSKFWVNYDV
- a CDS encoding carbohydrate ABC transporter permease codes for the protein MGRSKSTLRLSLRHLLLIIITFIMVYPILWMFFASFKPDTQIFSTANLLPTTWTFQHYIDGITGGAGINFGPMFLHSFEISLVVVVGALFSSSLTGFAFARLEFSGRRFLFGFMLATMMLPAQVVLIPQYIIFHKFGLINTFVPLMLPSFLGTIPFFIYLMVQFVRGIPNDLDEAAVIDGCSTFRMFRSIILPLARPALITISIFAFYWTWNDFFGQLIYLNNPRLFTVPIGLSMFMDNMGNTQWGDLFAMSIVSVIPVLIIFVVFQRYLVEGIATHGLKN
- a CDS encoding Gfo/Idh/MocA family oxidoreductase; this encodes MIRVAVIGSGSISSRHIEGYLGFPEVCSIKAISDIYLDKAQKHVSDYQLDAVAVSDYRELLQDPEIDVVSICTPPSTHAQIAIDCLLSGKHVLVEKPMAASLEECDAMIAAAEQSGKLLSIVAQNRFQSSWMKLKQLLDEQVAGKVLHAQVDSFWWRGHSYYDLWWRGTWESEGGGCTLNHAVHHIDALQWMMGAPAEVYAIMNNVAHDNAEVEDISLALLRFESGSVGQITSSVVHHGQKQQLAFQCEQARLSTPWQLYASMSKENGFPERDEEKEAEIQAYYDSLPDVQYEGHTGQIHNMLSAIQGNRQLLVDGKEGRKTLELIVAIYQSASQGVAVHLPLTSADPLYTKAGLMAAVPHFYEKTASVERFQNNEITTRGN
- a CDS encoding Gfo/Idh/MocA family oxidoreductase; translated protein: MTGKSDGMNYAPQGKPNRVCQKGDFVVAAAGLDHGHIFGMSNGLVEAGADIKWVYDPDPVKVDRFLERFPEAKRATSLAQVLEDPEVQLVASANIPSERAELGIQVMEHGKDYFVDKAPLTTLHQLQRVKETTVRTGQKYNVYYSERLHVESAVFAGQLIADGAIGRVLQVLGTGPHRINAPSRPEWFFERSRYGGILCDIGSHQIEQFLFFAGAKDAEVVHSKIANYSHKEYPNFEDFGDATLVADNGATNYFRVDWFTPDGLGTWGDGRTFILGTKGFIELRKYIDIGRDEVGDHVYLANQEGEYHIPVKGKVGYPFFGEMILDCLNRTDRAMTQEHALKAAELSVKAQMQAAVVES